GTTGCATTATTAGTGACATACAAGTAAGGGATGCCACGTGCATCGAGTTCTGATATAAATTTTTTCGCTGTTGGAATAGGGTTTGTCCCCGCGTAAACTGTTCCATCCAGGTCAATAAAGAAACCTTTATACGTTTTAATTGTCATCTACCTCCGCATTTTCACTCTTCAATCTTATGAATTTGAAAACTTGTTTTTGGTTTATCCGGTGAAACCTCTGTATTGGGTTTTTTCTGGATATCTCTTCTTTTGTTTTTATCCGTTTGTTTGATAACAAAATTTTTCTTTTTGTCACCCTTCGTCTCTGCAGGAGCAGCTACCGGCTCGATTACCTCATTTATGTGAGCAGTAGGTTTTCTCTTTTTCTTCCGTTTATTGCGTGCCTTCTTCGTTTCGGAGAACTCTTTTTCTAATACGAAATAAGCACAACCGAAGTTGCAGTATTCATACAAATAATCTTCTAGAAAACTAATTTTCTTATCCAATGGTGCGCGATTATTCTTATCCTGGAAAAAACCTTTGAGACGTAATTGATCATAGCCCCAGTCTCCCACAATGTAATCGTACTTATTCAAAATCGTATTATAACGATCTGCAATCGCTTCTTCGTCAATAGCATCACGATAATTAACTACAATATTAAACATGATATTTTCTATTTTAATTTTATTATCTTCCACCAATTCAACTTGGCTTAGATTCTTTTTCTTTTCTTCTTTTACTACTTCGCCTGTTTCAGCACTATCTTCTAGCTTTTTAATAACTTTCTCTTTGTAGGATCTACTCTTTTGTTTCACGCTTACACCTCATTCATTCACAAAATTGGAAAACGGTCCTCTAAGTAAAGGGAAACGACATCCCTTAAAAAATACGGAAATAAAAGTTCAACATCGCCTTTATTCTCGATTAATGGAAAGGAGCTAATATAGCGGTAATGATCGACCGTCACAAAACGCACTTCTTGATCATCGCTTAAGGCCATTCCCTTATAATAAATAATTTTTTGAGTAGTATCTACCCGGATGCCTTTGTAAACTAGCTCTCCAAAGATTTTACCACGAAAGCCCATTCCAGTCACTGCCTTGGTCCGTAAATCGTCTCGCATGTCTTCCATGCCCCAGATAAGTTGTTTGAATATGTTCCCAGGCATCTTACAGACGATTAACCGCATCGGATGGGGTAAAATCCGGTGCATCATTTCTTTAGTAACTACTCCCGCTTTCAAATCGTCTAAAAATAGGCCGGAATTGAGGAGTCCAATGTCACACTTGGAATACGCACAAATGGCATCCAGCCCCAGATGGACAAGGTCTGTCTCTTTTTGCCAATCTGTCGTTAATGTGACTGGCATATCAGCAATTTCTTTTGCTTTTAAGAGTTGCTTCCCTTTAGTGAGATAGCTCTGCACTTCACTGGCATCAATCGGTTCAACGGGTAATGTCTCACAGGTAATTAATTCTGTTTCTAGATTAATAGGTATATTTTGATTTAAAGTGATGGTTGTGTGCCCAATATACGTGCCCCATTTTCCACCACCTGTTAATAAGGTACCTTCGATTTTGCGGCCTTGTGGTAAGACATGGTGCGTATGCGCACCAATAATCACGTCGATATCTTCGTACATCTCTGCCATATGCTCATCTTCGATAATTCCCATATGAGATAATAATACAATGACATCTGTTTGTGTTCTTAGTTCAGTTAAGAGTTGTGGCAATACTTCAAATGATTCTTTAGGCAGCCATCCGTTAGGAATGTAGCTTAGATAAAGAGGCGCTGTCAGGCCAATTATACCAACTCTGACGCCTTCATCCGTCGTCTTAATGATATACGGTTTCGCCCATCCCGGGATTCGATCATCTTCATTATCCACCATATTGGCCAGAACAATTGGAAAATTGGCATCACGATAGAGGTTATTGAGAATGTTTTTAGAATTTCCTATTCCTTCATTATTTCCAATCGTTACGGCATCGTATTGAACTTGATTCATAAGCATAATATTCGCATAGCCGTCCGTCGCTTCTGTCAATGGATGCACCCGATCCAGAAAATCTCCAATATCAAACAAAAAGACAGATTCACCTAACGCCTGGTGCTCTTTCTTTTTCTGATTCAAATAACGCCGAATCTTGGGCCAATTTTCAAAATGTGAATGAAGATCGTTTACATGATAGAAGTGAATTTTAGTTTCCATGGGTATCCCTACTTTATTGGATTATGTCTATATAAATAGTTTATCATAGTACGGGCCATTCTAGACAAACGATTGCCCTTCTTTGGATAAAAGAAAGAGGCCAGGACATATTCTTGTCCCAGCCTCATTGCAATCATTCATTAAGATTGTGATTTATTCCATTCTTCGGCATGTAAGCCAACTTTTTTGACTAAATCAGCATAAATAGAAAGTTCTTCCGGTTCTAGAACCGAGAAAATTTGAATAATATCTTCTTCATTGATTGGGAAGATTTCATCCATTAACTTTCTACCTTCTTCTGTAATACCTGTATAAATAACACGTCGGTCTGTTTCACACGGGTTACGATGAACCAACCCTTTGTTTTCAAGTTTGTCAATCACGTATGTTAAACTGCTGCTCGCAAGTAAGATTTTCTTACCAATGCTTTGAATAGGTTGTTCGCCTTTATGGTACAACAACTCCAAGACACCAAATTCGGATGTATTCAGTCCGAACTTTGAGATACTACGTTTGATGCTTTCTTGAACATGTTGTGAGGACCTCATTAATACCGTTAGTGCTTTCAATGAATCTTGTGCACGTTCTGCCATTTTCATTCCTCCAATTTCTTTCGACTCCGAGATAATAATACCATTGTTATTGGAATATGTCAAAAAAACCTATCCGAATTAGGAGTATTTGCCTGAATGGTGTAACCGGCAGATAAATTGAGTTAATGAGCGGCCTACGTTATGCTAGATTTGCAAGTTATTTTTTATTTGAAAGGAGTATTTCATGAAAACTATTGGTATTAAACAATCTGGCGGTTCAGACCAGTTATATATTATGGAACGAGATAAACCGGAATTAGGTAAAGGTAATTTGCTCATTAAAGTAGCGGCTACCGGAGTCAATCGGACAGATATTCTAACGCGTGAGCGTGAAACAGATGAACCTGAAAACGTTCGTTTGGGGGTTGAGGTAGCGGGAACAGTTGTCGAAGCACATAACGACAGTCCTTATTCTGTCGGCGATCGCGTTATGAGTCTTGTAAACGGTGGTGGCTACAGCGAGTATGTCACTATCCCTTCTGACCGGGTGATGCGTATTCCAGACAAATTATCATTCGTCGAAGGTGCTGCGATTTCTGAAGTATTTGCGACCGCTTATCAAACACTTTTTTGGATTGGACGCTTGGAAGAAAATGAGACTGTTTTAATTCATGCTGGTGCGAGTGGTGTCGGAACGGCAGCCATTCAATTGGCGAAACAACTTAAGAACGCACATGTTATCGTAACAGCCGGTTCAAAGGAAAAACTCGACTTCTGTCGCAACCTAGGTGCAGATGTCGTCATTAATTATAAAGAAGAAGCTTTCGATGAAGTTATTCTTGCTGAAACAGAGGGCCGTGGCGTTAATTTAATTTTAGATTTTGTTGGCGCAAGCTACTGGGAGAAAAATTACAACAGTATCGCCATGGATGGGCGTTGGGTTCTAATCGGAACGCTTGGAGGAACCAAAATCCCGCATTTTGATATTTTCTCACTCATGCGTAAAAGAATTCAATTAACCGGGACGGGTTTAACACCTCGCTCCGATGCGTATAAAGCTGCGTTATCTCAGGAATTAATCACAAAAACAAAAGATTTATTCGAAAATGGCACGATGAAGCCGATTGTCGATACAACCTTTGATTTCGAAGATGTTAAAAAAGCCCATGATTATATGGAAGCAAATAAAAATACCGGGAAAATTATCCTGACGCTGTAAGAATGAGCATTAAAATACGAAAAGGGCTGGGAATAATAACTCCCCAGCCCTTTTTATTTAGATTCTATATTTTCTTATCTATTTCTTCTACTCCCTGTGGTGCGATAACAGTACGATTCGGCAATACTGAGCGGGTTAACCAAACGTTACCACCGATAACACAGTGGTCACCGATTAAGGTTGTCCCC
This genomic interval from Jeotgalibaca porci contains the following:
- a CDS encoding YutD family protein, encoding MKQKSRSYKEKVIKKLEDSAETGEVVKEEKKKNLSQVELVEDNKIKIENIMFNIVVNYRDAIDEEAIADRYNTILNKYDYIVGDWGYDQLRLKGFFQDKNNRAPLDKKISFLEDYLYEYCNFGCAYFVLEKEFSETKKARNKRKKKRKPTAHINEVIEPVAAPAETKGDKKKNFVIKQTDKNKRRDIQKKPNTEVSPDKPKTSFQIHKIEE
- a CDS encoding bifunctional metallophosphatase/5'-nucleotidase, which translates into the protein METKIHFYHVNDLHSHFENWPKIRRYLNQKKKEHQALGESVFLFDIGDFLDRVHPLTEATDGYANIMLMNQVQYDAVTIGNNEGIGNSKNILNNLYRDANFPIVLANMVDNEDDRIPGWAKPYIIKTTDEGVRVGIIGLTAPLYLSYIPNGWLPKESFEVLPQLLTELRTQTDVIVLLSHMGIIEDEHMAEMYEDIDVIIGAHTHHVLPQGRKIEGTLLTGGGKWGTYIGHTTITLNQNIPINLETELITCETLPVEPIDASEVQSYLTKGKQLLKAKEIADMPVTLTTDWQKETDLVHLGLDAICAYSKCDIGLLNSGLFLDDLKAGVVTKEMMHRILPHPMRLIVCKMPGNIFKQLIWGMEDMRDDLRTKAVTGMGFRGKIFGELVYKGIRVDTTQKIIYYKGMALSDDQEVRFVTVDHYRYISSFPLIENKGDVELLFPYFLRDVVSLYLEDRFPIL
- a CDS encoding MarR family winged helix-turn-helix transcriptional regulator, giving the protein MAERAQDSLKALTVLMRSSQHVQESIKRSISKFGLNTSEFGVLELLYHKGEQPIQSIGKKILLASSSLTYVIDKLENKGLVHRNPCETDRRVIYTGITEEGRKLMDEIFPINEEDIIQIFSVLEPEELSIYADLVKKVGLHAEEWNKSQS
- a CDS encoding NAD(P)H-quinone oxidoreductase produces the protein MKTIGIKQSGGSDQLYIMERDKPELGKGNLLIKVAATGVNRTDILTRERETDEPENVRLGVEVAGTVVEAHNDSPYSVGDRVMSLVNGGGYSEYVTIPSDRVMRIPDKLSFVEGAAISEVFATAYQTLFWIGRLEENETVLIHAGASGVGTAAIQLAKQLKNAHVIVTAGSKEKLDFCRNLGADVVINYKEEAFDEVILAETEGRGVNLILDFVGASYWEKNYNSIAMDGRWVLIGTLGGTKIPHFDIFSLMRKRIQLTGTGLTPRSDAYKAALSQELITKTKDLFENGTMKPIVDTTFDFEDVKKAHDYMEANKNTGKIILTL